The segment ACCTCGCTGCCGGAAATCGGCGCCACTGTCACGTCCGCGTCCATCGGCGCAGCCAACCTCGCCCTGAACAATCTGTTCGGCAGCATTGCCTTTCAAGTCGTCATTCTGGTCATCGTGGATTTTGCTATAGGCCGGCAGGCTCTCACAGCGGTGGTGCCGGACCCCATGGTGATGCTGCAGGGCGGCCTGAACATTCTTCTGCTCACCCTCATGACGGCAGGAATGATCACTGGCGACATTGCCGTCCTCGGGATCGGCGCCTGGGCCTGGGCAGGTCTTCTCGCCTATGTCTTCAGCGTCTATCTGCTGGCACAGTCTCAAGACCGCAGGTCCTGGTTGGCGGCAGACCGGGGGCAGCTCAACCGAAGTCTCCAACGAAAGCAGGACGATGCACAGAAAACCGCCGATGAGGCGCATCAGGCCATCAGCCTCCGCAGAACGATCGCCTGGATCGTCGGCCTTGGCGCAGTCATCCTCGTCGCTGGTTATTTTCTCTCCTTGACCGGCGATGCCATGGCAAAGCAGACAGGACTGGGCGGCAGTTTCGTGGGCTTCGTGCTCCTCGCCGGGGCCACCTCCCTTCCGGAGTTTAGCACCGCGCTGGCGGCGGGGCGGCAAGGGCTCTACACCCTCGCGATCTCCGACATTCTCGGCACCAATCTCATCAATATTGGGCTCGTCTTCCTCGTCGATGCGATCGCAGATGGAGAACCGGTTCTCAACAGCGCTGGTCCTTTTGCGGCCTTCGGCGCTTTGCTCGGGATCGCCGTCACCACTTTGTTCGTGATCGGGATGGCCGAGAGGGGCGATAAGACCATCGCTCGGATGGGGCTCGACTCCCTAGCGGTGCTGATCACCTACGGGACCGGGCTCGTCATTTTGTTTTTCCTGCGCTGAGGGAGGAGAAGCTCATGGCCCTACCCAATGTCGGCCCCCGCCCCGAAGGTGAGTTGGAAGAACTCAAGCGCATCTGGGCTACTCCGCGGGGTTGGCGCATCCTCACGGCCGTCAACAATACTGTGATCGGCATCCTCTATATCGGTGCCGCCTTCGCCTTCTTTTTGGCGGCGGGCGTTCTGGCCCTGCTCATGCGCACTCAGTTGGCGGTCGGGGACAATGATTTTCTGAGCCAGGATGTCTACAACCAGATCTTCACCATGCATGGAACCACCATGATGTTCCTGTTCGCGGTGCCGGCCGTCGAGGCTCTGGGCGTCATGCTTCTGCCGCAGATGCTGGCGGCGCGCGATCTGCCCTTCCCGCGGCTCAGCGCATATGCCATCTGGGCCTACATCATCGGCGGCACGGTTTTCTTCTCCACGGTCTTCTATGGGCTTGCCCCAAAAGGCGGTTGGTTCATGTATCCGCCGCTCACCACGCTCGAGTACTCGCCCGGCGATAATGCCGATTTCTGGCTCCTCGGGATCGGCTTCATCGAGATCTCCGCCATCGCCGGCGCCATCGAGATCATCGTCGGCACGCTGCGCACCCGACCGCCGGGGATGACGCTGGCGCGGATGCCGATCTTCGCCTGGGCCATGCTCATCTTTGCCGCCATGATCGTCTTCGCCTTTCCGGCCGTAATCCTGGCGACGATGCTCCTTGAGCTGGAGCGTGCCTTCGGCTGGCCCTTCTTCTCGTCAGACAAGGGCGGCGACGCCCTGCTCTGGCAGCACCTGTTCTGGTTCTTCGGCCACCCGGAAGTCTACATCATCTTTTTGCCGGCTGCGGGGCTGGTCTCCATGATGATCCCGACCATGGCGCAGACTCCCCTCATCGGCTATCGGCTGATCGTGGTGGCCCTTGTCGGCACCGGCTTTTTCAGCTTCGGCCTGTGGGTCCACCATATGTTCACCACCGGCATCCCGGCCCTGAGTCTGGCCTTCTTCTCGGCCGCCAGCATGGCGGTCGCCGTGCCCTCCGGAATCCAGGTCTTTTCGTGGATCGCCACCATGGCGGCGGGCCGAGAGCGCTTCCGGATCACCGTGCCGTCGCTGTTCATTCTCGGCTTCCTGTTCATCTTCGTTCTGGGCGGGCTCACCGGCGTCATGGTCGCCATGGTCCCTTTCGACTACCAGGCGCACGACACCTATTTCGTCGTCGCCCATTTCCATTATGTGCTGGTGGGCGGGATGGTGTTCCCCCTCTTTGCCACCTTCTATTACTGGGCGCCCATGGTGAGCCGAAACATGCTCTCCGAGCGTTTGGGGCGCTGGGCCTTCTGGCTCATGTTCTCGGGCTTCAACATCGCCTTCCTGCCCATGCACATCACCGGTCTGGCGGGAATGCCGCGACGGGTCTGGACCTATTCCAGTGGTATGGGTTGGGACACGCTGAATTCGATTTCCACTGCCGGCGCCTTCATCATGGCAAGTGGCGTTCTCGTCTTCGTCCTGGATTTGATCCTGAACTTCCGCACCGGTGAGGGGGGTCCGGACAATCCTTGGAACGCCGGCACATTGGAGTTCCTGCCGAACGACGTCTACTCCACCCGCAGCATTCCTCACGTCACCAGCCGGGAGCCCTTGTGGGACAACCCGGACTTGGCGCGCGAGGTGAAGGAAGGGCTTCACTACCTTCCCAACGCCCCCACCGGCGGCCGCGAGACGATCGTCACCTCGGTGGTGGATGCCAAGCCGCAATACATCATCCAGATGCCTGGTCCCAGTTGGACCCATCTGAGCGCGGCCGTCTTTACCGCCGCCTTCTTTCTCCTTCTGACCGTGAAGATGGTGACGCTGGCAGTCAGTTGCGGTGTTCTCGCGGTCCTGTCCTGCATCGTTTGGGCCTGGCAGCTCGACAAGCCGTCACAGGGCGATGTCGAGATCGGCTCCGGTATCAGGATCCCCACCTATATGACCGGGCCGCAATCCCATAGCTGGTGGGCCATGGTCGTGCTGATGCTCGTCGCGGCCTCGCTCTACCTCGCCTATGTCTTCTCCTATTTCTACCTGTGGGTCGTCTCGCCCGAAGTCTGGGCTCCGGCCGGATCCCCCGCCCCTCCGTCACTGGGATTTCCCTTGGGTTCGGCAGCTCTGCTCCTGGGTGGCTGCCTTGTCTTGTTCTTGACCGACAAGGCGTTGCCGCCGTCGGGCCGGCGCAGCGGACCGGTCGTGGGCGGCCTCATGATTGCGGCAGTCGCCCTCGGAGCGGCCGTGGTCCTGGAGATCTGGGGACACTGGACGACGGGATTGCGCCCGGATGCGAGTGCCTACGGCGCCATGGTCTACCTAGCCGCCGCGCTCACCGGCCAGGCCGCCGCTGCGGTGATCATCATGTGTCTGTTCGCCTGCGGCCGCATGGTCGCCGGGCAGCTCGATAAGGAGCGCAGGATTACCTTCGACAATGCGAAGCTGTTCTACGTTTACACCGCGGCACAAGGCCTCGTTGGTCTGCTCCTCATTCACGGCTTCCCGCGCTTGGTTGCTGAGGCCACGCCATGACCGAGGATCTGCGCGGCGAGCGCCCGATGATGGGAGTGTTCGTCTATCTGCTATGGGGACCGCTTCTGTGGTCGCTGCACTTGCTCTTGGTTTATGCGAGTCATACCGGGCTGTGCCGGATGGAGCTTGCCGACTGGCATGGTCTCCCTCTCGTTCAGGGCATCATCATTGGGGTTACGGTTGCCCTGGCTGCGGCGGCGACAGCGCTTCTGATTTGGCCGAAGACCTTTTTTCGAGCCTTCGTGGGCAGCCAGCCTGGGGCCGATCTCGACACCTTCATCATGCGCACCATGCGCCTCCTTGCGGTTCTGTCGATCGGCGGCATTCTCTGGTCCGGGATGGCAGCCATTGTCCTGCCCTCGTGTCTGCAGCTGCGATGATCCGGCCGGCCTTCACTCCGCATCATCCCCCGGAACGTCTACCGGCTCCTCGAGCACCTCTCTCACATAGAGAAGTTTCACCATCACGAAGATGACAACGGTCAAGGGCATGCCGAACAGGAACCCCAGGGGACCGAACAGCAGGCCCAACGCCAGGACGACGAACAGGCCCAGCACCGGCGGCAGGTCCACCGTCTGCCTCTGGACCAGCGGAACGACCACGTTGTTCTCGATTTGCTGGATGAGAAGATAGAGGCCCATCACCCAGTACACGGTCGTATCTCCCACGGACAGCGCCACGAGGATCGCCGGAATCGCGCTGAGGATAGGACCAAAATAGGGGATGAATTCGAGCAGCCCCGCCAGGATCCCCAGCGTGAGCGCGGAAGGGACGCCGATGATGAAGAGCCCGATGGTCGTCGCCACCCCGACGAACAGCATCGTCAGCAATTGGCCCAGGAGCCAGAGCTTCAGCGCCTCCCCGGAATGGTCGAGTGCAGCACGGGCGTGCTTCCGGCTTTCGCGCGGAAACAGGGTGACGAAACCACGTTTGTAAAGGTCTGGATCCACGGCCAGATAGGCGCCCGCCACCAGGATCAGGATACCGCCCGACAGCGCGGTGACGACGTTGGATGTGTATCCCGCGATGCTCCCGAAGACCCCGCCGCGGTTGAGGATCTGGGTTGCCTGCTCGCCCAGCCTGTCCCAGAGATCGGGAATTCCAACTTGGTGTCCTACGGACGAAATCATGCTTGGAAAGGTCTGGATCAGAGCCATGACCTGGGCCTGAATCTGGCTGCCGAAGACAAACAGGAATCCGCCGATGCTGACGGCGACGAGGATGAGGACGATAGCCAGCCCCGCCATCCGCCCGATCGGCGTGTACTTCTCCAGGAACTGTGACGCAGCCACCAGCAGCGATGCGAAGATGATGGATCCGAAAACCAGCAGCAGCAGCTGCGACAATTGGTAGATCAGCAGGATGGCGACGAGCGCCAGAGCGGTCCCCAGGGTCTGCGTGATAAACCGCCTCGAGGGCTGGAGATGGTCCACTGTGTATCCGCCGCGATCTGACTGCCATGGCAATGAGGGTGATGGTCGAACTCCTCGGCGACGCTGCCTGAACTCTCCCAAGGCTTAAAAAAGCAGTTCCGGGAACTTCTACAAGACAGGAAACGTGTCAAGAAAGCAGATATTGTTGTGATCTCCTCTTTCGCGAGCTCGTTATCCGACTGCCGATAACGCCGCTCCATCCGGCGGGGTGAACGGTTCCGACCATGAGCAGGCGAGCATCTCGGGCAGTATTCAGCAATCGCGTCGTCCTCGATTGTTCACTGTGGATGTTGAGCCTGAAGCCTTTGCTCTGGATGCTGCGATCGTTCTGTGGTGTCCGCCTCACCGCGCGGGGCGCAATGATCGACCCGGCGGTGCAACCATTCTGCCGCGTCTCTGTTTCAAAAGGGCAGTGTACGAACGCGAAAGCCCTTCCATGCCGCAGATCTTCACGGCGTCGGCGGATACGTGGCTCCGAGCCATGCTCCTGCTGGCCGTGCTTGTGATCTGTGCAGGGATCCTGCTCATCGGCGGCTACATGGACTCGAGCTACGCCACGCTGGTGGGGTGGGTACGCGATCAGCCGGTGCCCTTCAGTCACGAACACCATGTGCGCGGCCTTGGCATCGATTGTCGCTACTGCCACACCTCAGTCGAGATTGGGCCGCAAGCCGGACTGCCCGCGACCCATATCTGCATGACCTGCCACTCACAGGTCTGGACGGGCGCTCCCATGCTTGCACCGGTGCGCGAAAGCCTAGCCAAGGACACGCCCTTGCAATGGCATCGAGTCGCGCGTGTGCCCGACTACGTCTATTTCAACCACTCGATCCACATCGCCCGCGGCGTCCCCTGCGTCACCTGTCATGGCCGTGTCGATCAGATGCCTCTGCTCGCCCGTGCGGAACCCTTTCAGATGCAATGGTGTCTTGATTGTCACCGTAACCCCGCACCCAATCTGCGCCCGCCCGATCAGGTGACGCGGATGGACTGGAGTGATTGGGACAATCATCCCGAACAGCACAAGGAGTATGGTGCACTCATGGTGAAGGCATATGGAATTGAGCCCTCGAAGCTCGATGACTGTAGCATCTGCCATCGATGAAACGGATGCCGCATAGGGATGCCGGGACATCTGTTCACCGCCTGCGCGACACTCGGGGGGAGCGGACCGGCCCGCGGTTCTGGCGTAGCCCCGATGAGTTGGCGCAGTCACCTGATTTCCGAGCCTTCCTCGAAGCCGAGTTTCCATCCTCGGCTCCGGCAGGCGCGGACGTCGATCGTCGTGCGGTCCTCAAGGCGATGGCTGCGTCCTTAGCGCTCACCGGTCTCGCCGGCTGCTCGGCCGAGGCCGATGACAATGCCTTGCCCTATGTAAATGC is part of the Rhodoligotrophos appendicifer genome and harbors:
- a CDS encoding sodium:calcium antiporter — encoded protein: MLDFTQLNLVINLLIFASAGVAVWMAGARITSYANSFSVKTGIGQATVGLLLLGGITSLPEIGATVTSASIGAANLALNNLFGSIAFQVVILVIVDFAIGRQALTAVVPDPMVMLQGGLNILLLTLMTAGMITGDIAVLGIGAWAWAGLLAYVFSVYLLAQSQDRRSWLAADRGQLNRSLQRKQDDAQKTADEAHQAISLRRTIAWIVGLGAVILVAGYFLSLTGDAMAKQTGLGGSFVGFVLLAGATSLPEFSTALAAGRQGLYTLAISDILGTNLINIGLVFLVDAIADGEPVLNSAGPFAAFGALLGIAVTTLFVIGMAERGDKTIARMGLDSLAVLITYGTGLVILFFLR
- the ctaD gene encoding cytochrome c oxidase subunit I, giving the protein MALPNVGPRPEGELEELKRIWATPRGWRILTAVNNTVIGILYIGAAFAFFLAAGVLALLMRTQLAVGDNDFLSQDVYNQIFTMHGTTMMFLFAVPAVEALGVMLLPQMLAARDLPFPRLSAYAIWAYIIGGTVFFSTVFYGLAPKGGWFMYPPLTTLEYSPGDNADFWLLGIGFIEISAIAGAIEIIVGTLRTRPPGMTLARMPIFAWAMLIFAAMIVFAFPAVILATMLLELERAFGWPFFSSDKGGDALLWQHLFWFFGHPEVYIIFLPAAGLVSMMIPTMAQTPLIGYRLIVVALVGTGFFSFGLWVHHMFTTGIPALSLAFFSAASMAVAVPSGIQVFSWIATMAAGRERFRITVPSLFILGFLFIFVLGGLTGVMVAMVPFDYQAHDTYFVVAHFHYVLVGGMVFPLFATFYYWAPMVSRNMLSERLGRWAFWLMFSGFNIAFLPMHITGLAGMPRRVWTYSSGMGWDTLNSISTAGAFIMASGVLVFVLDLILNFRTGEGGPDNPWNAGTLEFLPNDVYSTRSIPHVTSREPLWDNPDLAREVKEGLHYLPNAPTGGRETIVTSVVDAKPQYIIQMPGPSWTHLSAAVFTAAFFLLLTVKMVTLAVSCGVLAVLSCIVWAWQLDKPSQGDVEIGSGIRIPTYMTGPQSHSWWAMVVLMLVAASLYLAYVFSYFYLWVVSPEVWAPAGSPAPPSLGFPLGSAALLLGGCLVLFLTDKALPPSGRRSGPVVGGLMIAAVALGAAVVLEIWGHWTTGLRPDASAYGAMVYLAAALTGQAAAAVIIMCLFACGRMVAGQLDKERRITFDNAKLFYVYTAAQGLVGLLLIHGFPRLVAEATP
- a CDS encoding AI-2E family transporter → MDHLQPSRRFITQTLGTALALVAILLIYQLSQLLLLVFGSIIFASLLVAASQFLEKYTPIGRMAGLAIVLILVAVSIGGFLFVFGSQIQAQVMALIQTFPSMISSVGHQVGIPDLWDRLGEQATQILNRGGVFGSIAGYTSNVVTALSGGILILVAGAYLAVDPDLYKRGFVTLFPRESRKHARAALDHSGEALKLWLLGQLLTMLFVGVATTIGLFIIGVPSALTLGILAGLLEFIPYFGPILSAIPAILVALSVGDTTVYWVMGLYLLIQQIENNVVVPLVQRQTVDLPPVLGLFVVLALGLLFGPLGFLFGMPLTVVIFVMVKLLYVREVLEEPVDVPGDDAE
- a CDS encoding cytochrome c3 family protein; this translates as MPQIFTASADTWLRAMLLLAVLVICAGILLIGGYMDSSYATLVGWVRDQPVPFSHEHHVRGLGIDCRYCHTSVEIGPQAGLPATHICMTCHSQVWTGAPMLAPVRESLAKDTPLQWHRVARVPDYVYFNHSIHIARGVPCVTCHGRVDQMPLLARAEPFQMQWCLDCHRNPAPNLRPPDQVTRMDWSDWDNHPEQHKEYGALMVKAYGIEPSKLDDCSICHR